The following coding sequences lie in one Peromyscus maniculatus bairdii isolate BWxNUB_F1_BW_parent chromosome 3, HU_Pman_BW_mat_3.1, whole genome shotgun sequence genomic window:
- the Znf800 gene encoding zinc finger protein 800 isoform X2 — MPLRDKYCQTDHHHHGCCEPGTKQLKHILLKDVDTIFECKLCRSLFRGLPNLITHKKFYCPPSLQMDDNLPDVNDKQSQAINDLLEAIYPRVDKREYIIKLEPIETNQNAVFQYISRTDNPAEVTESSSTPEQTEVQVQETSTEQPKAVPDTDPDVVEAVEPPPVETVVDEAAPPSEEQPQESQADVETSDSSDLGHQLICCLCRKEFNSRRGVRRHIRKVHKKKMEELKKYIETRKAPNQSSEGRSKSVLVSLSRSCPVCCKSFATKANVRRHFDEVHRGLRRDSITPDIATKPGQPLFLDSASPKKSFKTRKQKSSKAEYNLTACKCLLCKRKYSSQIMLKRHMQIVHKITLSGVNSKREKGPNNTASSSEIKVKVEPAESVESSPPSIAHSPQNELKGTNHSNEKKNTPATQKNKVKQDSESPKSASPSAAGGQQKVRKPKLSAGFDFKQLYCKLCKRQFTSKQNLTKHIELHTDGNNIYVKFYKCPLCTYETRRKRDVIRHITVVHKKSSRYLGKITASLEIRAIKKPIDFVLNKVAKRGPSRDEAKHSDSKHDGTSNSPSKKYEVADVGIEVKVTKNFSLHRCNKCGKAFAKKTYLEHHKKTHKANATNSPEGNKTKGRSTRSKALVCLAKPSPRSAAILRPPAGAVTTRQAASSCRAKLRGAARERQHAARALGKSAAP; from the exons ATGCCTTTGAGGGACAAATACTGTCAAACTGACCACCACCATCACGGATGCTGTGAACCAG GAACCAAACAACTTAAACATATTTTGTTAAAAGATGTGGACACTATTTTTGAATGTAAATTATGCCGTAGTCTTTTTAGAGGATTACCAAATTTAATTACCCATAAGAAATTTTACTGCCCACCAAGTCTCCAAATGGATGACA ACCTTCCTGATGTAAATGATAAGCAAAGCCAAGCCATAAATGATCTCCTAGAAGCCATATATCCAAGAGTGGACAAGAGAGAGTATATTATTAAGCTAGAACCCATAGAAACCAATCAGAATGCAGTGTTTCAATATATTTCAAGGACTGATAACCCTGCTGAAGTCACAGAGTCGAGCAGTACCCCAGAACAAACTGAAGTGCAAGTACAGGAGACAAGCACGGAGCAGCCAAAAGCAGTCCCAGACACAGATCCAGATGTGGTGGAAGCTGTGGAGCCTCCTCCTGTAGAGACTGTTGTAGATGAAGCTGCACCTCCCTCTGAGGAGCAACCTCAGGAATCCCAGGCTGACGTGGAAACGTCTGATAGTTCTGACCTTGGTCACCAGTTGATATGTTGTCTTTGTCGAAAAGAATTCAATTCTAGACGAGGAGTCCGTCGTCACATTCGGAAAGTGCACAAGAAAAAGATGGAGGAACTGAAAAAGTACATTGAAACACGGAAGGCTCCAAACCAGTCTTCGGAAGGACGCAGTAAGAGTGTTCTAGTTTCATTAAGCAGGAGCTGTCCGGTTTGTTGTAAATCATTTGCTACAAAGGCGAATGTTAGGAGGCATTTTGATGAAGTTCATCGAGGACTGAGGAGGGATTCAATTACTCCTGATATAGCAACAAAGCCTGGGCAGCCTTTGTTCCTGGATTCCGCTTCTCctaaaaaatcttttaagactCGGAAACAAAAGTCTTCAAAGGCTGAATACAATTTAACTGCATGCAAATGCCTCCTTTGCAAGAGGAAATACAGTTCACAAATAATGCTTAAGAGACATATGCAAATTGTCCACAAGATAACTCTTTCTGGAGTGAACTCTAAGAGAGAGAAAGGCCCGAATAATACTGCCAGCAGTTCTGAAATAAAAGTTAAAGTTGAACCAGCAGAGTCTGTGGAATCTTCACCCCCTTCTATTGCCCATTCTCCACAGAATGAATTAAAGGGAACAAACCattcaaatgagaaaaagaacACACCGGCAACACAGAAGAATAAAGTTAAACAGGACTCTGAAAGCCCTAAATCAGCTAGTCCTTCGGCTGCAGGTGGCCAGCAAAAAGTCAGGAAACCAAAACTTTCAGCTGGCTTTGACTTTAAGCAACTTTACTGTAAACTCTGTAAACGCCAGTTTACTTCCAAGCAGAACTTGACTAAACACATTGAGTTGCACACAGATGGAAATAACATTTATGTTAAATTCTACAAGTGTCCTCTCTGCACTTACGAAACTCGTCGGAAACGTGATGTGATAAGACATATAACTGTGGTTCATAAAAAGTCATCTCGCTACCTTGGGAAAATAACAGCCAGTTTAGAAATCAGAGCTATAAAAAAGCCTATTGATTTTGTTCTAAACAAAGTGGCAAAAAGAGGCCCTTCAAGGGATGAAGCGAAACACAGTGATTCAAAACATGATGGCACTTCCAATTCTCCTAGTAAAAAGTATGAAGTAGCTGACGTCGGTATTGAAGTGAAAGTCACAAAAAACTTTTCTCTTCACAGATGCAATAAATGTGGAAAGGCATTTGCCAAAAAGACTTACCTTGAACATCATAAGAAAACTCATAAGGCAAATGCTACCAATTCACctgaaggaaacaaaaccaaaggccGAAGTACAAGATCTAAGGCTCTTGTCTG
- the Znf800 gene encoding zinc finger protein 800 isoform X1, producing MPLRDKYCQTDHHHHGCCEPVYILEPGDPPLLQQPLQTSKSGIQQIIECFRSGTKQLKHILLKDVDTIFECKLCRSLFRGLPNLITHKKFYCPPSLQMDDNLPDVNDKQSQAINDLLEAIYPRVDKREYIIKLEPIETNQNAVFQYISRTDNPAEVTESSSTPEQTEVQVQETSTEQPKAVPDTDPDVVEAVEPPPVETVVDEAAPPSEEQPQESQADVETSDSSDLGHQLICCLCRKEFNSRRGVRRHIRKVHKKKMEELKKYIETRKAPNQSSEGRSKSVLVSLSRSCPVCCKSFATKANVRRHFDEVHRGLRRDSITPDIATKPGQPLFLDSASPKKSFKTRKQKSSKAEYNLTACKCLLCKRKYSSQIMLKRHMQIVHKITLSGVNSKREKGPNNTASSSEIKVKVEPAESVESSPPSIAHSPQNELKGTNHSNEKKNTPATQKNKVKQDSESPKSASPSAAGGQQKVRKPKLSAGFDFKQLYCKLCKRQFTSKQNLTKHIELHTDGNNIYVKFYKCPLCTYETRRKRDVIRHITVVHKKSSRYLGKITASLEIRAIKKPIDFVLNKVAKRGPSRDEAKHSDSKHDGTSNSPSKKYEVADVGIEVKVTKNFSLHRCNKCGKAFAKKTYLEHHKKTHKANATNSPEGNKTKGRSTRSKALVCLAKPSPRSAAILRPPAGAVTTRQAASSCRAKLRGAARERQHAARALGKSAAP from the exons ATGCCTTTGAGGGACAAATACTGTCAAACTGACCACCACCATCACGGATGCTGTGAACCAG TTTATATCCTGGAGCCTGGAGATCCTCCTTTGTTACAGCAACCACTACAGACATCCAAATCTGGTATTCAACAAATAATTGAGTGCTTTCGATCAG GAACCAAACAACTTAAACATATTTTGTTAAAAGATGTGGACACTATTTTTGAATGTAAATTATGCCGTAGTCTTTTTAGAGGATTACCAAATTTAATTACCCATAAGAAATTTTACTGCCCACCAAGTCTCCAAATGGATGACA ACCTTCCTGATGTAAATGATAAGCAAAGCCAAGCCATAAATGATCTCCTAGAAGCCATATATCCAAGAGTGGACAAGAGAGAGTATATTATTAAGCTAGAACCCATAGAAACCAATCAGAATGCAGTGTTTCAATATATTTCAAGGACTGATAACCCTGCTGAAGTCACAGAGTCGAGCAGTACCCCAGAACAAACTGAAGTGCAAGTACAGGAGACAAGCACGGAGCAGCCAAAAGCAGTCCCAGACACAGATCCAGATGTGGTGGAAGCTGTGGAGCCTCCTCCTGTAGAGACTGTTGTAGATGAAGCTGCACCTCCCTCTGAGGAGCAACCTCAGGAATCCCAGGCTGACGTGGAAACGTCTGATAGTTCTGACCTTGGTCACCAGTTGATATGTTGTCTTTGTCGAAAAGAATTCAATTCTAGACGAGGAGTCCGTCGTCACATTCGGAAAGTGCACAAGAAAAAGATGGAGGAACTGAAAAAGTACATTGAAACACGGAAGGCTCCAAACCAGTCTTCGGAAGGACGCAGTAAGAGTGTTCTAGTTTCATTAAGCAGGAGCTGTCCGGTTTGTTGTAAATCATTTGCTACAAAGGCGAATGTTAGGAGGCATTTTGATGAAGTTCATCGAGGACTGAGGAGGGATTCAATTACTCCTGATATAGCAACAAAGCCTGGGCAGCCTTTGTTCCTGGATTCCGCTTCTCctaaaaaatcttttaagactCGGAAACAAAAGTCTTCAAAGGCTGAATACAATTTAACTGCATGCAAATGCCTCCTTTGCAAGAGGAAATACAGTTCACAAATAATGCTTAAGAGACATATGCAAATTGTCCACAAGATAACTCTTTCTGGAGTGAACTCTAAGAGAGAGAAAGGCCCGAATAATACTGCCAGCAGTTCTGAAATAAAAGTTAAAGTTGAACCAGCAGAGTCTGTGGAATCTTCACCCCCTTCTATTGCCCATTCTCCACAGAATGAATTAAAGGGAACAAACCattcaaatgagaaaaagaacACACCGGCAACACAGAAGAATAAAGTTAAACAGGACTCTGAAAGCCCTAAATCAGCTAGTCCTTCGGCTGCAGGTGGCCAGCAAAAAGTCAGGAAACCAAAACTTTCAGCTGGCTTTGACTTTAAGCAACTTTACTGTAAACTCTGTAAACGCCAGTTTACTTCCAAGCAGAACTTGACTAAACACATTGAGTTGCACACAGATGGAAATAACATTTATGTTAAATTCTACAAGTGTCCTCTCTGCACTTACGAAACTCGTCGGAAACGTGATGTGATAAGACATATAACTGTGGTTCATAAAAAGTCATCTCGCTACCTTGGGAAAATAACAGCCAGTTTAGAAATCAGAGCTATAAAAAAGCCTATTGATTTTGTTCTAAACAAAGTGGCAAAAAGAGGCCCTTCAAGGGATGAAGCGAAACACAGTGATTCAAAACATGATGGCACTTCCAATTCTCCTAGTAAAAAGTATGAAGTAGCTGACGTCGGTATTGAAGTGAAAGTCACAAAAAACTTTTCTCTTCACAGATGCAATAAATGTGGAAAGGCATTTGCCAAAAAGACTTACCTTGAACATCATAAGAAAACTCATAAGGCAAATGCTACCAATTCACctgaaggaaacaaaaccaaaggccGAAGTACAAGATCTAAGGCTCTTGTCTG
- the Znf800 gene encoding zinc finger protein 800 isoform X3 yields MPLRDKYCQTDHHHHGCCEPVYILEPGDPPLLQQPLQTSKSGIQQIIECFRSGTKQLKHILLKDVDTIFECKLCRSLFRGLPNLITHKKFYCPPSLQMDDNLPDVNDKQSQAINDLLEAIYPRVDKREYIIKLEPIETNQNAVFQYISRTDNPAEVTESSSTPEQTEVQVQETSTEQPKAVPDTDPDVVEAVEPPPVETVVDEAAPPSEEQPQESQADVETSDSSDLGHQLICCLCRKEFNSRRGVRRHIRKVHKKKMEELKKYIETRKAPNQSSEGRSKSVLVSLSRSCPVCCKSFATKANVRRHFDEVHRGLRRDSITPDIATKPGQPLFLDSASPKKSFKTRKQKSSKAEYNLTACKCLLCKRKYSSQIMLKRHMQIVHKITLSGVNSKREKGPNNTASSSEIKVKVEPAESVESSPPSIAHSPQNELKGTNHSNEKKNTPATQKNKVKQDSESPKSASPSAAGGQQKVRKPKLSAGFDFKQLYCKLCKRQFTSKQNLTKHIELHTDGNNIYVKFYKCPLCTYETRRKRDVIRHITVVHKKSSRYLGKITASLEIRAIKKPIDFVLNKVAKRGPSRDEAKHSDSKHDGTSNSPSKKYEVADVGIEVKVTKNFSLHRCNKCGKAFAKKTYLEHHKKTHKANATNSPEGNKTKGRSTRSKALV; encoded by the exons ATGCCTTTGAGGGACAAATACTGTCAAACTGACCACCACCATCACGGATGCTGTGAACCAG TTTATATCCTGGAGCCTGGAGATCCTCCTTTGTTACAGCAACCACTACAGACATCCAAATCTGGTATTCAACAAATAATTGAGTGCTTTCGATCAG GAACCAAACAACTTAAACATATTTTGTTAAAAGATGTGGACACTATTTTTGAATGTAAATTATGCCGTAGTCTTTTTAGAGGATTACCAAATTTAATTACCCATAAGAAATTTTACTGCCCACCAAGTCTCCAAATGGATGACA ACCTTCCTGATGTAAATGATAAGCAAAGCCAAGCCATAAATGATCTCCTAGAAGCCATATATCCAAGAGTGGACAAGAGAGAGTATATTATTAAGCTAGAACCCATAGAAACCAATCAGAATGCAGTGTTTCAATATATTTCAAGGACTGATAACCCTGCTGAAGTCACAGAGTCGAGCAGTACCCCAGAACAAACTGAAGTGCAAGTACAGGAGACAAGCACGGAGCAGCCAAAAGCAGTCCCAGACACAGATCCAGATGTGGTGGAAGCTGTGGAGCCTCCTCCTGTAGAGACTGTTGTAGATGAAGCTGCACCTCCCTCTGAGGAGCAACCTCAGGAATCCCAGGCTGACGTGGAAACGTCTGATAGTTCTGACCTTGGTCACCAGTTGATATGTTGTCTTTGTCGAAAAGAATTCAATTCTAGACGAGGAGTCCGTCGTCACATTCGGAAAGTGCACAAGAAAAAGATGGAGGAACTGAAAAAGTACATTGAAACACGGAAGGCTCCAAACCAGTCTTCGGAAGGACGCAGTAAGAGTGTTCTAGTTTCATTAAGCAGGAGCTGTCCGGTTTGTTGTAAATCATTTGCTACAAAGGCGAATGTTAGGAGGCATTTTGATGAAGTTCATCGAGGACTGAGGAGGGATTCAATTACTCCTGATATAGCAACAAAGCCTGGGCAGCCTTTGTTCCTGGATTCCGCTTCTCctaaaaaatcttttaagactCGGAAACAAAAGTCTTCAAAGGCTGAATACAATTTAACTGCATGCAAATGCCTCCTTTGCAAGAGGAAATACAGTTCACAAATAATGCTTAAGAGACATATGCAAATTGTCCACAAGATAACTCTTTCTGGAGTGAACTCTAAGAGAGAGAAAGGCCCGAATAATACTGCCAGCAGTTCTGAAATAAAAGTTAAAGTTGAACCAGCAGAGTCTGTGGAATCTTCACCCCCTTCTATTGCCCATTCTCCACAGAATGAATTAAAGGGAACAAACCattcaaatgagaaaaagaacACACCGGCAACACAGAAGAATAAAGTTAAACAGGACTCTGAAAGCCCTAAATCAGCTAGTCCTTCGGCTGCAGGTGGCCAGCAAAAAGTCAGGAAACCAAAACTTTCAGCTGGCTTTGACTTTAAGCAACTTTACTGTAAACTCTGTAAACGCCAGTTTACTTCCAAGCAGAACTTGACTAAACACATTGAGTTGCACACAGATGGAAATAACATTTATGTTAAATTCTACAAGTGTCCTCTCTGCACTTACGAAACTCGTCGGAAACGTGATGTGATAAGACATATAACTGTGGTTCATAAAAAGTCATCTCGCTACCTTGGGAAAATAACAGCCAGTTTAGAAATCAGAGCTATAAAAAAGCCTATTGATTTTGTTCTAAACAAAGTGGCAAAAAGAGGCCCTTCAAGGGATGAAGCGAAACACAGTGATTCAAAACATGATGGCACTTCCAATTCTCCTAGTAAAAAGTATGAAGTAGCTGACGTCGGTATTGAAGTGAAAGTCACAAAAAACTTTTCTCTTCACAGATGCAATAAATGTGGAAAGGCATTTGCCAAAAAGACTTACCTTGAACATCATAAGAAAACTCATAAGGCAAATGCTACCAATTCACctgaaggaaacaaaaccaaaggccGAAGTACAAGATCTAAGGCTCTTGTCTG A
- the Znf800 gene encoding zinc finger protein 800 isoform X4 yields the protein MPLRDKYCQTDHHHHGCCEPGTKQLKHILLKDVDTIFECKLCRSLFRGLPNLITHKKFYCPPSLQMDDNLPDVNDKQSQAINDLLEAIYPRVDKREYIIKLEPIETNQNAVFQYISRTDNPAEVTESSSTPEQTEVQVQETSTEQPKAVPDTDPDVVEAVEPPPVETVVDEAAPPSEEQPQESQADVETSDSSDLGHQLICCLCRKEFNSRRGVRRHIRKVHKKKMEELKKYIETRKAPNQSSEGRSKSVLVSLSRSCPVCCKSFATKANVRRHFDEVHRGLRRDSITPDIATKPGQPLFLDSASPKKSFKTRKQKSSKAEYNLTACKCLLCKRKYSSQIMLKRHMQIVHKITLSGVNSKREKGPNNTASSSEIKVKVEPAESVESSPPSIAHSPQNELKGTNHSNEKKNTPATQKNKVKQDSESPKSASPSAAGGQQKVRKPKLSAGFDFKQLYCKLCKRQFTSKQNLTKHIELHTDGNNIYVKFYKCPLCTYETRRKRDVIRHITVVHKKSSRYLGKITASLEIRAIKKPIDFVLNKVAKRGPSRDEAKHSDSKHDGTSNSPSKKYEVADVGIEVKVTKNFSLHRCNKCGKAFAKKTYLEHHKKTHKANATNSPEGNKTKGRSTRSKALV from the exons ATGCCTTTGAGGGACAAATACTGTCAAACTGACCACCACCATCACGGATGCTGTGAACCAG GAACCAAACAACTTAAACATATTTTGTTAAAAGATGTGGACACTATTTTTGAATGTAAATTATGCCGTAGTCTTTTTAGAGGATTACCAAATTTAATTACCCATAAGAAATTTTACTGCCCACCAAGTCTCCAAATGGATGACA ACCTTCCTGATGTAAATGATAAGCAAAGCCAAGCCATAAATGATCTCCTAGAAGCCATATATCCAAGAGTGGACAAGAGAGAGTATATTATTAAGCTAGAACCCATAGAAACCAATCAGAATGCAGTGTTTCAATATATTTCAAGGACTGATAACCCTGCTGAAGTCACAGAGTCGAGCAGTACCCCAGAACAAACTGAAGTGCAAGTACAGGAGACAAGCACGGAGCAGCCAAAAGCAGTCCCAGACACAGATCCAGATGTGGTGGAAGCTGTGGAGCCTCCTCCTGTAGAGACTGTTGTAGATGAAGCTGCACCTCCCTCTGAGGAGCAACCTCAGGAATCCCAGGCTGACGTGGAAACGTCTGATAGTTCTGACCTTGGTCACCAGTTGATATGTTGTCTTTGTCGAAAAGAATTCAATTCTAGACGAGGAGTCCGTCGTCACATTCGGAAAGTGCACAAGAAAAAGATGGAGGAACTGAAAAAGTACATTGAAACACGGAAGGCTCCAAACCAGTCTTCGGAAGGACGCAGTAAGAGTGTTCTAGTTTCATTAAGCAGGAGCTGTCCGGTTTGTTGTAAATCATTTGCTACAAAGGCGAATGTTAGGAGGCATTTTGATGAAGTTCATCGAGGACTGAGGAGGGATTCAATTACTCCTGATATAGCAACAAAGCCTGGGCAGCCTTTGTTCCTGGATTCCGCTTCTCctaaaaaatcttttaagactCGGAAACAAAAGTCTTCAAAGGCTGAATACAATTTAACTGCATGCAAATGCCTCCTTTGCAAGAGGAAATACAGTTCACAAATAATGCTTAAGAGACATATGCAAATTGTCCACAAGATAACTCTTTCTGGAGTGAACTCTAAGAGAGAGAAAGGCCCGAATAATACTGCCAGCAGTTCTGAAATAAAAGTTAAAGTTGAACCAGCAGAGTCTGTGGAATCTTCACCCCCTTCTATTGCCCATTCTCCACAGAATGAATTAAAGGGAACAAACCattcaaatgagaaaaagaacACACCGGCAACACAGAAGAATAAAGTTAAACAGGACTCTGAAAGCCCTAAATCAGCTAGTCCTTCGGCTGCAGGTGGCCAGCAAAAAGTCAGGAAACCAAAACTTTCAGCTGGCTTTGACTTTAAGCAACTTTACTGTAAACTCTGTAAACGCCAGTTTACTTCCAAGCAGAACTTGACTAAACACATTGAGTTGCACACAGATGGAAATAACATTTATGTTAAATTCTACAAGTGTCCTCTCTGCACTTACGAAACTCGTCGGAAACGTGATGTGATAAGACATATAACTGTGGTTCATAAAAAGTCATCTCGCTACCTTGGGAAAATAACAGCCAGTTTAGAAATCAGAGCTATAAAAAAGCCTATTGATTTTGTTCTAAACAAAGTGGCAAAAAGAGGCCCTTCAAGGGATGAAGCGAAACACAGTGATTCAAAACATGATGGCACTTCCAATTCTCCTAGTAAAAAGTATGAAGTAGCTGACGTCGGTATTGAAGTGAAAGTCACAAAAAACTTTTCTCTTCACAGATGCAATAAATGTGGAAAGGCATTTGCCAAAAAGACTTACCTTGAACATCATAAGAAAACTCATAAGGCAAATGCTACCAATTCACctgaaggaaacaaaaccaaaggccGAAGTACAAGATCTAAGGCTCTTGTCTG A